TCATCGCTATGTAGCTCGCAATTTGGGCTCAGAGCGTATGTGGCCAATGAGCATGCCGTGCTTTATCAATAAAGAAGAAGATATTGTACTGGCGCAGTATGGGTCATCTAACGTTGGTCGATTTAAAACGTTGTACCGCGAAGGTTTGAAGAATCGCTACGGTGCGCTGATGCAAACCATTTCTGGTGTGCATTATAACTTCTCGCTGCCTATTGATTTTTGGCGTGCATGGGCTGGTGTTGAAGATGCCGAAAGTGGTAAAGAGCAGATCTCCGCGGGATATTTCCGCCTGATCCGCAACTATTACCGCTTTGGCTGGGTGATCCCATATCTGTTTGGTGCCTCGCCGGCAATCTGTTCATCGTTCTTGAACGGTCGTGAGACCAATATTCCATTCGAGCGCGATGGGCATATGCTGTATCTGCCTTATGCGACCTCGCTGCGTTTGAGTGATTTAGGTTACACCAATAAATCGCAGAATGATTTGGGTATCACGTTCAACAATCTGCCTGACTATGTCACCGCGCTGAAAAAAGCGATTCATACACCATCTCCTGAGTTTGCTAAGCTTGGTGTAAAGGTCGATGGTCATTATCGCCAGCTCAATGCCAACGTTTTGCAGATTGAAAATGAACTCTACGCACCGATTCGCCCAAAACGTGTCACTAAAGGCGATGAGTCTCCGTCCGATGCGCTGTTGCGTGGCGGCATTGAATATATAGAAGTGCGCTCTCTGGATATCAATCCATTTACGGCCATTGGCGTGAATGCTGAGCAGTCACGCTTCTTGGATCTTTTCCTGATTTGGTGTGTACTGGCTGATGCGCCTGAAATGAGCAGCGATGAACTGCTGTGTACGCGTAAAAACTGGAACCGCGTGATCCTTGAAGGGCGTAAGCCTGGCCAAACTATTGGTATTGGCTGTGATACTGAGCGTCAGCCACTTGCTAAAGTAGGCAAGGAGCTGTTTGCGGATTTACAACGCGTTGCTGAAGTATTAGATAGCATCAATGGGAATAAGCAATATCAGCAAGTTTGCACTAAGCTGGTAGCCTGTTTTGAAGATGCTTCATTGACCTATTCTGCTCAGGTACTGGAGCAGATGAAAGAAAAAGGCGTGGGTGGATTTGGTCGTGAACTTTCCGAACGTTATCGCGAACAGTTGAGCTCAGAGCCATTGGAAGTGTTAACCGAAGAACAGTTACAGCAGCAGGTGGAAGCATCGATTAAACGTCAGGCCGCTATGGAAGCTCAGGATTCAATGCCGGGTGCTATGGGGTTTGAAGAGTATCTGCATTTACACGCTGGGCGCTAGAAAAGAAAAAGGCCACAATACCTGTGGCCAAAATAGCATCTCTGTAGCAGGGATGATGATAACAAATGCGCGTCTTTCATATATTCAGACTCGCTGAGTTAGAAAAGGTTTCATTAAACCAAAAAAAAATTCATTTTTTTTATGAGGAGGTGACGAAATGCCACTACTGGATAGCTTCACTGTAGACCATACGCGTATGGCGGCACCTGCGGTGCGTGTAGCAAAAAATATGAAAACCCCGCACGGCGACAACATCACGGTCTTCGATTTGCGTTTTTGTCACCCGAACCAAGAGATCTTGCCTGAGCGCGGTATCCATACTCTTGAACATCTATTTGCTGGTTTCATGCGCGATCATCTGAACGGTAACGGCGTGGAGATTATCGATATCTCTCCAATGGGCTGCCGTACCGGTTTCTACATGAGCTTGATTGGTACGCCAGAAGAGTCTCGCGTGGCTAATGCGTGGAAAGCGGCTATGGAAGATGTGCTGAAGGTGACTGACCAGCGTAAAATTCCTGAACTCAATGAATATCAGTGCGGAACCTATTCCATGCACTCATTGCAGGAAGCGCATGAAATTGCTCGTCATATCCTAGAGAAAGGCGTTGGAGTTAACCATAACGACGATCTCGCCCTGCCTAAAGAAAAACTGGCTGAGCTGCATATTTAGTCTCGTTTCTCTGAACGCAAGACACAAAAAAGGCGCTGAATGCGCCTTTTTTAATGGGGGAATTGGGCTATGAGCTATAGCGCTCGCTGTCCTCATTCGCTTTCGTACGTGCCACTGACGAAACACGGACCTGCTTAATCATATTGTCCTGTACGTCGAGTATTTGGATATGGTACTGGCCAATGTTGACGTGAGCGCCCGGCAGTGGAATATCTTCTAATTCCTCAAGCAGCATACCGTTCATAGTACGTGGGCCGTCGGCGGGAAGCGTCCAGTTGAATGCCTTATTTAGCTCGCGAATATTCGCGGTTCCATCTACCAGCACAGAGCCATCACTTTGTGGCATAACTTCTTCTGCCAAAGAGGGGGACATCGACGTGGTGAAATCGCCGACAATCTCCTCGAGAATATCTTCAACGGAAACCAGCCCTTTGATATCGCCGTATTCATCTACCACGATGCCCATTTTTTCTTTATTACGTTGGAATTTAAGCAGTTGGACGCTGAGATGAGTACTTTCTGGAATATAATAAATTTCATCGGCGGCGCGCAGTAAGTTCTCTTTATTGAACTCTTTCTTTTCAATCATCAGGCGATAGGCTTCGCGCACACGAAGCATGCCAATCGAATCATCAAGTGAGCCGCGGTATAAGACGATGCGTCCGTGTGGTGAATGTGTTAGCTGGCGTAAGATTGATTTCCAGTCATCATTGATATCAATACCGACGATTTCATTGCGCGGCACCATAATGTCGTCGACGGTCACTTTTTCAAGATCCAAAACTGAAATCAACATGTCCTGATTACGGCGCGAAATCTGTGAGTTGGATTCGTTCACGATAGACCGAAGTTCATCTTTACTGACCGCGTCGCTCGGATGCGCCGTGGCCCGGATACCAAACATGCGCAGCAGAATGCGAGTAATGCCATTTAGAAGCCAAACTAATGGCATCATGATTTTTTGCAGCGGCAGCAATAATACGCTGCTTGGGAAAGCGACTCTTTCGGGATTGAGCGCGGCAAACGTTTTTGGCAACACTTCGGCAAACACTAATACCACGAAGGTCAGAACGCCGGTTGCAATGGCTACGCCTGCGTTTCCATACAAACGGATCCCGACAATGGTTGCTAAGGCTGAAGCCAAAATGTTGACGAGGTTGTTGCCAATGAGCACCAGACTGATCAGGCGATCGGGATGTTTGAGTAGTTTTTCAACACGTCGAGCGGAACGTAATCCCTGCTTGGAGAGATGGCGGAGGCGGTAGCGGTTGAGTGTCATCATCCCTGTTTCTGACGCAGAAAAATAGGCTGAGACAATGACCATAATTACCAGAATGGTAATCAGTGTACCCGTAGAGACGTGCTCCAAGGAGGTGTTCCTTATAACGATTGAACGGTTCACCCCGTGGTATTACGGGGTGAGCGAAAAAGAGGAGGGGAGTTAGTTTACCATGACTTCCTGAAGAAGACGGCTGCCAAAATAGGCCATCGTCAGTAAAAATGCGCCCAGCAAGCTGAACCATACGACGCGGCGTCCACGCCAGCCTTCACGGAAGTGCCCCCACAGTAATAAAACATAGACAAACCATGCCAAAATCGACAGTACGGCTTTATGCACGTTCTCTTTGCTGAACAAGTTATCCATGTACAACATGCCAGTGCACAGGGTGAGTGTCAGTAGCACAACACCGACCTGCGTAATATGAAACATCTTGCGTTCGATGCTCATCAACGGCGGCATATCAGCGGTAAACGTGAGTTTTTTGTTTTTCAGCAGATAGTCGAGAAGCGCAAGCTGTAGGGCATAGAGCGCAGCAATGATCAGTGTTGCGTAAGAGAACAGCGCCAGACCAATGTGAATCATCAGAGACGGCGTCGTTTCTAGATGGGTGATGAATTCGCCTGGAACGAAGCTGGCGAGCCCGAGATTAATTAAGGCAAAGCTGTATACAATCGGCAGCAAAAACCAGCCACGGTCACGTGAGGCGACGACGGTCATCACAAAACAGATCATCAGGCTTACGATCGAACCAATGTTCAGTAAGCTAAGATTTTGCCCTGTGGTGACATCAAAAATACGAGCCTGAAGCGCAACGGCGTGGCTAATGAGCGCAATAGCGGCGAACAAAAGCGCCAAGCGGCGATAGGCTCGGTTGTTTTGTACCAGGCTCGGAATGATTAAACCGAGGCTGAGTAAGTAGGTAATCATGGCCAATATGGCAAATGCAGGCATGGTGAATTTAGCATTAGCAGAGTGAATTATGAGGCCAGTATAGCGTTAGCCGCGTCACGCTCCAACCAATCCGCGCAGCAAGGAGGAGAAAGGTGCCATCTTCGTGTTATACTCGCCGCCATCTACGTCGTCGCCTTG
This is a stretch of genomic DNA from Hafnia alvei. It encodes these proteins:
- a CDS encoding inner membrane protein YpjD; amino-acid sequence: MPAFAILAMITYLLSLGLIIPSLVQNNRAYRRLALLFAAIALISHAVALQARIFDVTTGQNLSLLNIGSIVSLMICFVMTVVASRDRGWFLLPIVYSFALINLGLASFVPGEFITHLETTPSLMIHIGLALFSYATLIIAALYALQLALLDYLLKNKKLTFTADMPPLMSIERKMFHITQVGVVLLTLTLCTGMLYMDNLFSKENVHKAVLSILAWFVYVLLLWGHFREGWRGRRVVWFSLLGAFLLTMAYFGSRLLQEVMVN
- the luxS gene encoding S-ribosylhomocysteine lyase, which gives rise to MPLLDSFTVDHTRMAAPAVRVAKNMKTPHGDNITVFDLRFCHPNQEILPERGIHTLEHLFAGFMRDHLNGNGVEIIDISPMGCRTGFYMSLIGTPEESRVANAWKAAMEDVLKVTDQRKIPELNEYQCGTYSMHSLQEAHEIARHILEKGVGVNHNDDLALPKEKLAELHI
- the gshA gene encoding glutamate--cysteine ligase → MIPDVSKALTWLESHPDALNGIRRGIERETLRVTPEGQLAASGHPEILGKALTHPWITTDFAESLLEFITPVDPSIDHMLSFLTDIHRYVARNLGSERMWPMSMPCFINKEEDIVLAQYGSSNVGRFKTLYREGLKNRYGALMQTISGVHYNFSLPIDFWRAWAGVEDAESGKEQISAGYFRLIRNYYRFGWVIPYLFGASPAICSSFLNGRETNIPFERDGHMLYLPYATSLRLSDLGYTNKSQNDLGITFNNLPDYVTALKKAIHTPSPEFAKLGVKVDGHYRQLNANVLQIENELYAPIRPKRVTKGDESPSDALLRGGIEYIEVRSLDINPFTAIGVNAEQSRFLDLFLIWCVLADAPEMSSDELLCTRKNWNRVILEGRKPGQTIGIGCDTERQPLAKVGKELFADLQRVAEVLDSINGNKQYQQVCTKLVACFEDASLTYSAQVLEQMKEKGVGGFGRELSERYREQLSSEPLEVLTEEQLQQQVEASIKRQAAMEAQDSMPGAMGFEEYLHLHAGR
- a CDS encoding HlyC/CorC family transporter; the protein is MEHVSTGTLITILVIMVIVSAYFSASETGMMTLNRYRLRHLSKQGLRSARRVEKLLKHPDRLISLVLIGNNLVNILASALATIVGIRLYGNAGVAIATGVLTFVVLVFAEVLPKTFAALNPERVAFPSSVLLLPLQKIMMPLVWLLNGITRILLRMFGIRATAHPSDAVSKDELRSIVNESNSQISRRNQDMLISVLDLEKVTVDDIMVPRNEIVGIDINDDWKSILRQLTHSPHGRIVLYRGSLDDSIGMLRVREAYRLMIEKKEFNKENLLRAADEIYYIPESTHLSVQLLKFQRNKEKMGIVVDEYGDIKGLVSVEDILEEIVGDFTTSMSPSLAEEVMPQSDGSVLVDGTANIRELNKAFNWTLPADGPRTMNGMLLEELEDIPLPGAHVNIGQYHIQILDVQDNMIKQVRVSSVARTKANEDSERYSS